ATCCATTCGGGTTTGTGACCCTGGGGACGCGGGGCCTGCCAAAGGCTATAAAACAAGGCCGGTTGCACAAAGATCCAGCGGCTGCGAACGACCCAGCTGCTGGACACGGATCCGTCACTCAGGGTGCGATCCTGATAGGAACGGGCGATCCATTCGTTGTATTCAACGCCAAGTTCCAGGCCCAGATCACCCCCGGGGCTGCGCAGCTGGCGTCCAGGAAGGGCATGGCCAGCACGGAAGCGGAAACCGGTGCCGATAAAATCGAGCGGCGGACTGTCGAGCAGGCGCTGGCCGTTGGGGCCCAGCATCAGACTGATTTCCACAAGGCTCCACCACGCTGGGCGCACCCAGCCGCGACCGATGTCGATGTTGGGGGCCAGGGCTTTGATCTCATAATTGTAGTCCGCTTGAATATCGAGACGGCGGAGGCTGGCTCCGATGCTCCAGGCATGTTCGCGCGGGGTGAATGACGGGGCCCCGGACGGTGGGGCCGCAGGTGGAGGAGCGGTCTCGGCTTCTGCGAAGAGGCCCAGGTTTGAACCGAGCAGCAGAAGCGCGAGGCTATTACGAATTGATGCTTGCATGACGTTTTTTATCGATAAATTGGATGATGATGATGGAAATCTCATAGAGCAGCCACATGGGGAAGGCCATGATCAGCTGACCCACAGGATCCGGAGTCGGTGTGATGATGGCGGCGACTATGAAGAAGGCCACAAGCACCACCCGACGATTTTTCTTAAGCGATGCCGCGCTGATCACCCCGACCATCGAAAGGACGATCAGGATGATGGGCGTTTCAAAAATAAGTCCAAAGCCCAGCATCAGAAGGGTGAGCAGCGACATGTAGTCGCTGACCGTGATGATGGGCGTGGCCACCGTTTGCCCCAGGCCGATCAGATATTGCAGCGACCACGGCACCATGATGAAGTAGCAGAATCCGACTCCGGTCACGAACAGAAGAACGGCGGATACCAAAAAGGGCAGCGCATATTTCTTTTCGTGGGCGTAAAGAGCGGGCTCGACGAAACGCCAGAGCTGATAGAGCCAGATCGGGCAGCCAAGGACCATGGCGACAAAGAGCGCGAGTTTGCACTGGGCCATGAAAACATCCATGGGGCCGGTAAAGTGCAGGGCATTCGCGCCTTTCGGCAGAACGTCAATCAAAGGCTGTTTTAAAAAATTAAGAATGTGCTCCGAAAAATAAAAAGCGCCGATGAAGAGGAGAAGGATAGCCAGGACGGATTTGAACAGGCGTGAACGCAGTTCGTCCACATGTTCCAAAAGCCCCATGACCTTGAGATTTTCACCGCGGGTAGCCGCTTCCTCGCCGCCGTCCAACTTTCCTTGTTCTGTCATCTTCAGTGCGCCTCTAACCAGTTATCGCCAAATCCGACTTCAACTTTCAAAGGAACGCCGAGGTCCATGGCATGCTCCATCTCGTCCTTGATGAGGCGCATGACCGGCTCGACTTCCGTCCGTGGGCATTCAAAAACCAATTCATCGTGGACCTGAAGAAGCATTTTAGCATGGTATGGTGATTCCTCCAGCTTCTTTTGGACCAGAATCATGGCCTTTTTGATAAGATCAGCGGCACTCCCTTGAACAGGTGAATTCACCGCAATATTTTGCGCATTCGCCAATCCAGCCCCGTCCTGGCTGTTGTTAATTTCCTTTAAAGGCCGGCGACGGCCCAGAAGCGTGCGCGTATACTCATGCTCACGCGCAAAGTGAATGGATTTCTCAATATAACTCCGAATCTTCGGATAGCTCGTAAAATAACGATCAATAAATTCCTTGGCTTCCTTCATGGAAACCCCGGTTTCCCGGGCGAGGCGCTGGGGGCCCATTCCATAAATGATACCGAAGTTGATGGCCTTGGCCTGGGACCTTTGATTCGGGGTCACCTCGGCAGCTGGGACGCCCAGAATTTTGGCAGCCGTGGCCGTGTGAATGTCCAGACCCTGGGCGAAGGCGTCTTTCAGGTTCTCATCCTCGGCAAGCGCAGCCAGAATGCGCAGCTCGATCTGCGAGTAGTCCGCTGAGACAATGACCCAGTCTTTTTGTGAGGGACGGAAGGCCTTGCGGATCTCACGCCCGGCTTCGGAGCGGATCGGAATGTTCTGCATATTGGGGTCGGACGAACTCAGGCGGCCGGTGGCCGTGCCCGTCTGATGAAAGTGGGTATGAATCCGGGTCGTACCGGAATGGATCAGCTGCGGCAGACTGTCGACATAGGTGTTCTTGAGTTTGGTGACCATGCGATAGGTGAGCAGCGCCTTGGGCAAGGGATGGCCTTCCATCTGCTCCAAAACCGAAACGTCGGTGGAATAGCCGGACTTGGTTTTTTTGATCCTTTTCAGGCCCAAAAGCTCATGGATTTTCAGCTTTTCAAAGAGGATGACCTGCAGCTGTTTCGGGGAATTGATGTTAAAGGTCTCGCCGGCCTCTTTGTAAATCTCCTTTTCCAGAGTGGCCGCCTGATCGGCGAGCTTATTGGAAATCTCGCTCAGGATATCGGTATCCACGTTGATGCCGCGATGCTCCATCTTCGCGAGGATGGGTACCAAGGGCATTTCCACCGTTTCGAAGATGGTGGTGAGTTCCATGGCTTCGAGTTTGGGACGCAGGGCTTTGTATAGGCGCAGGGTATAGTCCGCGTCTTCGCATGCATATTCGGTCAGCTTTTCCAAAGGAGCGCTGAGCATCGAGCCCTTGGCATCCAAAAGCTCGGATGTGGGAATCTTGCGGTAATGAAGATAGCGGAGACAGCAGTCGTCAAGACCGTGGCTGCGTTCAATCGGGTCGATCAAATAAGCGGCCATCATCGTGTCGGCCAGGGGGCCTTCCACCGTGATACCGATATTCGCAAGCATCTGCAGATCGAATTTTTGATTGTGGCCGACCTTCAGAACGCCGGGACGATTCAGAACCTCGGAAATCACCGCTTTCACCCGCTCCTCGGGCACGAGCCGATGGGATTCATGCAGCGGCAGGTAATAGGCTTCGCCTGTTTCCACGGAAAAACTCGCGCCGATCGGCACATCGGAGCAGCGGTCGAGGCCCGTGGTTTCCGTATCGAAGGAAATCGCATCAGCCTGGCTCATGATCTCCACGAAATTTTTCAGCTCGGCTTCCGTGCGCACGACCTGGTAGTTCTGGGCGGCGCGCTCGGCTTCCTGGGATGGCGTCAGCAGCGCCGTGGCCGGCAAGCTTTGCAGGCGCTTTCTGACTTTATCGATATACTGCTTGAATTCCAGCTCTTCCATAAGGGCTAAAAGCTCAGGATTGCCAAGCGCCGTATCGGGATTGCAGCGGAGTTCATCCAGTTCGTGATGAAGCTTATGCTCGGTATGGATGGTCACCAGCTGCTTCGACAGGAAGGCCATGTCGCGATTGGTTTCTAGGTTTTCCCGCTGTCTTTTGTTGCTGATCTTGTCAAGGTTCGCGTAGATGCCGTCGAGGGAATGAAATTCCTGGATGAGCTTGGCCGCGCCCTTGTCCCCGATGCCATGGACGCCGGGAACGTTATCGGAGGCATCGCCCATGAGAGCGAGGATGTCGATCACCTGCTCGGGTTTGCAGCCGAATTTTTCAAACACGCCTTGCAGTTCGATGATGGAATTTTCCCCGCCTTTTTTCGGCTGAAGAAGGCTGATGTGTGGTCCGACCAGCTGCATGAAATCCTTGTCGCCCGAGACGATGGTGACATGGAGTTGCGACGAGGCCTTCTGCACAGCCAGTGAGCCGATCAAATCGTCCGCCTCAAGACCGGGTTCTTTCAGAATAGGCGCCTGCATCGCTTGAAACAGCCGGAACAGCAGCGGGATCTGTGCGGCAAGCTCTTCGGGCATCTCTTTGCGGTTGGCTTTATAGGCTTCATAGAGTTTATGGCGGAAGGTTTGCTCCTTGCTATCGGTGGCAAACACCAGGTAGTCTGGTCTTTCCTTTTCAATGAGGCCCCACAGGAAAAGCAGGGAACCGTAGACAGCGTTCACCGGCTGACCGCTGGAGGTGCTGAGGGAACGGATGGCATAAAAGGTTCGAAAGGCCATAGCCATGGTATCTATGATAAAGAGGCGCTGTTTACTCATTTCAGGCAATCCTTCGGGTGAATGTCTTGCACTCGGCAAGCTACAGGTTTATCTGATTTTTGAGCCGTCGGGTAGGCGCCTTTTCTGCATCCAGGAGGTGACTCGCTTTGTCCACTAAATATTGGCTTATGAAAACCGAACCCGAGACATTTTCGTGGCAGGACCTTTTAAAGCGGCCACGCCGCCGGGAATCCTGGGATGGCGTGCGCAATTATCAGGCGCGGAATTTCATGCGCGATGAGTTCGCGGAAGGGCAGGAGGTTTTCATCTATCACAGCAGCACCGGCGAACCGGCGATCGCAGGCGTGGCGCGGGTGGCGCGTGCGGCTTATCCGGATCCGACAGCGCTCAATCCGGATTCGGAATACTTCGATCCCAAATCTGCCAAGGACGGCAAGTCCAGGTGGGTCATGGTGGACGTGGAGGCTGTCGCGAGCTTTGCGGAGCCGATCACGCTCAAGGCTTTGCGGGAGCACCCGAAACTGCAGGAGATGGCGCTTTTGCAAAGGGGGCAGAGACTTTCCATTCAGCCCGTTCGTCCCGAGGAGTGGAAGATCATCTGCAAAATGGCTAAACTCGTTCCCGTAGGGTGAGGATGGTCTGACAGCCAAGGAGTCGGCATGAAAGCGATAATTTCCAAGCATTTTGTGCTTATTCTGAGCCTCGTTTGGGGCGGCTGTCGGCATACGGAAACAGCTTCGACGCCGCTGTCTCAAGGCGAGGCCACCGTTCATGTGAACCCTGAAGTCCTTGCCACGCAGAAGCTTGATTGGACGGCGAAGAGTCAATACGTCGACATGAAAGTGCCTTATGAACCCATCGCGCAGCTGAAGAAAGAGATCGAAGCACGCGAGGGCGTGGTGCTGCAAAGCCGTGGGGAAGCCCATATCACGGTGATTACTCCGCCCGAGATGACTGTTCTGCGCACACGGCTCAGTCTCGAACAGATCAATGGCACCATTGAAAAATCCCGCATTCAGTCGATACCCATTCAGCTGCAATGCGTTGGCCGCGGTCAGTTGAAGCAGGCCGACCGTAAGCTTGCAACTTACTTTATTGTGGTGCAGGCTCCCGGACTTTTGCAGGTGCGCGAAAAATTGCGTCAGCAGTTTATCGCGGCGGGCGGGGAAAAACAGGCTTTCAGCGTGGAACGCTTCCGACCGCATATTACGGTCGGCTTCACCGAGCGTGACCTGCATCCCGAGGATGGCGTGATCAAGGATAGTCGCAGCTGCCTTTACAAAGTGGAATAGACCTTCATCTGCACGCCGATTTTAAAACTCAGCGCCTGATAGTCAGACGACTGAGGCACACGGCCTTCGATATCCGCACCTGTGCCACTGGTCAGAGTCAGTTTGTTACCGGGAGCCACGTCCTCGCGTTCGAGGCGTCCGGCCGCCGCATCCCAGGTCTGCTGAGCGCTATCCCACTGCACACCGGCCAGGAACGAAAGACGCTCGTTCATGCGGCGGGTCACCGAAAATTCGTGACGCAAAGATCTTTGGGACATGCCGGAGAGATGGAGGTTCTGGGCGCTGCTGGCGGTGGAAATATTCCGGTCCTGCTCGCCCTGGCCCATGGAAAAGCCCAAATTGTAGGCCAATTTCCACTGTTCGGTCAGATCGTAGTCTACATTCAGGCCGAGACCGAGGGTCCGGGCCTGGTAGCTGTTCAGATAGGTGGCGCTTTCGTCCTCACGAAAAACCGACCAGCGCTGCTCGACGAATTCGACCCGGGGACTCAGAGCCCAGGCGCCAGCATCGTAGAGTACGACATTGCAGCCTAAACCCACGCCAGTCAACGAATCCAGAGAGCCTTCGCTGCTGGAGCCGCCGCCGATAAAGGGCGCAAGATCACAGGAAACTTCATTCCTCTGCGAAACCTGAGTATTCAATGCGGCCAAAGCCAATGCTGCGATCCAAACCATAAAGTGGTCCTACCCCTTGAATTTCTAGCGAGACTTGGTTTACTAAAGATTCGATGGCGAGTCCAGATCAAAAGGCAGCTTTGGCGCGTCAATATTGAGGAATCGTTCTCAGCCTTATTGACTCAGGTAAGGCAGTTTATCCCAAAGCGCGGATGCCTATGCTAAGATTCGAAATGGAGACGGTTCGGTCTCCCCAGCAATCCACTCTTTTCTCAAATTTGATTGGAGAACCAGCGTTGTTGTGGAAAGTCTATAACATTGAAACCGGAAAAATCATGAAGGCGGGATTCGAGTCCGAGGATGATGCCAAGGACTGGGTCGATACTCGCTTCGAAGACCTTGCCGATGAATATGCGGTCGAAGAAATGGACCAGGACGAGGAAGATGATTGGCGTGAAGCCAATGAAGAGGACGCCGACGAGGTGGTCGCTGCCCCCGTCGCTGAAGACGAAGTTGAATTCGCTGATGATGATGACGAGTATCTGGACGAAGACGACGAGGATTCCGATGAAGAATCCCTCGACGAAGTCTTTGAAGACGATGATGACGAAGACTGAGTGATTCGACAGCCTGGCTCCGCAATCACTCGGCTGATCTTCCCTCATGAAGATCGCCGAGTGTTCGTTCCATCCTGCCCAGCGCATCCCGAACTTCCCAGCTTTGAATGGAAAGCGGTGGCACAAAGTACATCGTATTGCCGAGCGTTCGCATGAGCAGGCCGTGACGTCGTGCGACGCCTGGGACCTTTTGCGCCAACGGATGGAAATAATCCCCGGGCCCCGATCCCGGCAATTCAAAGGCTAAAATGCCCCCGATGGCGCGAGGCGAGACAAGGTCAAAGGCCCGAGCGCGGTTTTCAATCCAAAGAGTGCATTCCTCTTCCATGGCCCGCACGCGATCCAGAATCCTTTCACGCCGATAGATATCAAGGGCTGCCAAGGCCGTGGCACAGGCCAGGGCATTGCCGGTAAAAGTGTGGCCGTGAAGCATGGCTTTGCTGCCGTCCTGATCCAGGAAATATTCAAACATGCTCTCGCTTGTCAGGGTCACTGCCAGCGGTAAGGTGCCGCCGGTCAGGCCTTTGGCTATGCAGACGATATCGGGCTGAAGACCGGCGCGTTCAAACGCGAAGTAGGAGCCGAGGCGTCCCATGCCGGTGAAGACTTCATCCAGAATCAAGGGCAGCTGATACTCACGGCAGAGGCGTCCCAAGGTCTGCAGCCAGGTGATGTCCTGCATGTTCATGCCGGAGGCGCCTTGCACCAATGGCTCGATGATCACACCCGCCAGGTCTTTCCCATGGAGCTGGAACATGTTTTCCAGGGCTTTCAGGCCTTCGGGCAGGGCTGCCGGGCCTTGCGGGCAAAGG
The Oligoflexus sp. DNA segment above includes these coding regions:
- the tatC gene encoding twin-arginine translocase subunit TatC gives rise to the protein MTEQGKLDGGEEAATRGENLKVMGLLEHVDELRSRLFKSVLAILLLFIGAFYFSEHILNFLKQPLIDVLPKGANALHFTGPMDVFMAQCKLALFVAMVLGCPIWLYQLWRFVEPALYAHEKKYALPFLVSAVLLFVTGVGFCYFIMVPWSLQYLIGLGQTVATPIITVSDYMSLLTLLMLGFGLIFETPIILIVLSMVGVISAASLKKNRRVVLVAFFIVAAIITPTPDPVGQLIMAFPMWLLYEISIIIIQFIDKKRHASINS
- a CDS encoding 2'-5' RNA ligase family protein, with amino-acid sequence MKAIISKHFVLILSLVWGGCRHTETASTPLSQGEATVHVNPEVLATQKLDWTAKSQYVDMKVPYEPIAQLKKEIEAREGVVLQSRGEAHITVITPPEMTVLRTRLSLEQINGTIEKSRIQSIPIQLQCVGRGQLKQADRKLATYFIVVQAPGLLQVREKLRQQFIAAGGEKQAFSVERFRPHITVGFTERDLHPEDGVIKDSRSCLYKVE
- the polA gene encoding DNA polymerase I is translated as MSKQRLFIIDTMAMAFRTFYAIRSLSTSSGQPVNAVYGSLLFLWGLIEKERPDYLVFATDSKEQTFRHKLYEAYKANRKEMPEELAAQIPLLFRLFQAMQAPILKEPGLEADDLIGSLAVQKASSQLHVTIVSGDKDFMQLVGPHISLLQPKKGGENSIIELQGVFEKFGCKPEQVIDILALMGDASDNVPGVHGIGDKGAAKLIQEFHSLDGIYANLDKISNKRQRENLETNRDMAFLSKQLVTIHTEHKLHHELDELRCNPDTALGNPELLALMEELEFKQYIDKVRKRLQSLPATALLTPSQEAERAAQNYQVVRTEAELKNFVEIMSQADAISFDTETTGLDRCSDVPIGASFSVETGEAYYLPLHESHRLVPEERVKAVISEVLNRPGVLKVGHNQKFDLQMLANIGITVEGPLADTMMAAYLIDPIERSHGLDDCCLRYLHYRKIPTSELLDAKGSMLSAPLEKLTEYACEDADYTLRLYKALRPKLEAMELTTIFETVEMPLVPILAKMEHRGINVDTDILSEISNKLADQAATLEKEIYKEAGETFNINSPKQLQVILFEKLKIHELLGLKRIKKTKSGYSTDVSVLEQMEGHPLPKALLTYRMVTKLKNTYVDSLPQLIHSGTTRIHTHFHQTGTATGRLSSSDPNMQNIPIRSEAGREIRKAFRPSQKDWVIVSADYSQIELRILAALAEDENLKDAFAQGLDIHTATAAKILGVPAAEVTPNQRSQAKAINFGIIYGMGPQRLARETGVSMKEAKEFIDRYFTSYPKIRSYIEKSIHFAREHEYTRTLLGRRRPLKEINNSQDGAGLANAQNIAVNSPVQGSAADLIKKAMILVQKKLEESPYHAKMLLQVHDELVFECPRTEVEPVMRLIKDEMEHAMDLGVPLKVEVGFGDNWLEAH
- a CDS encoding EVE domain-containing protein; translation: MSTKYWLMKTEPETFSWQDLLKRPRRRESWDGVRNYQARNFMRDEFAEGQEVFIYHSSTGEPAIAGVARVARAAYPDPTALNPDSEYFDPKSAKDGKSRWVMVDVEAVASFAEPITLKALREHPKLQEMALLQRGQRLSIQPVRPEEWKIICKMAKLVPVG